From a region of the Hymenobacter jejuensis genome:
- a CDS encoding sensor histidine kinase gives MSALSRRTRLYWSLQLGGWIAFGALGVAMYSIFGRFMWLAVRLEACVVLTMLALSHALREYVRRHAWVTLPADKLLPRLLVALGVVSVVSQLIIATLVVYVVRPPAAVGGPAPWYQYIGYGLQIFVVMLIWSGLYFGVHYLDRYKQVEIDKLKLAVAVREAEMRTLKAQINPHFMFNGLNNIRALVTEDPSRARQMITHLSDLLRYSIQLNSTEQVPLARELEIVEHYLELEAVQLEERLAYSLDVEPAALDVLIPPMTLQLLVENSIKHGIAPRPEGGQITLTARCDEAQEALYVTVSNTGTYETDPTHEGVGLRNARERLHLLFGPKAVLAIDNDSDMPNTVTACLRLPLIPQPHPA, from the coding sequence ATGTCCGCCCTGAGCCGCCGTACCCGTCTTTATTGGAGCCTACAACTCGGGGGGTGGATAGCCTTTGGAGCGCTAGGCGTGGCGATGTACAGCATCTTTGGCAGGTTCATGTGGCTGGCGGTGAGGCTGGAAGCGTGCGTAGTCCTAACGATGCTTGCCTTGAGTCATGCACTGCGCGAATATGTGCGCCGCCACGCTTGGGTGACCCTCCCCGCTGACAAGCTACTGCCGCGCCTGCTGGTTGCTTTGGGGGTGGTATCAGTAGTTAGCCAACTCATTATTGCTACGCTGGTGGTGTATGTAGTGCGTCCACCGGCGGCCGTGGGCGGCCCGGCCCCGTGGTATCAGTATATCGGCTACGGATTGCAGATTTTCGTCGTGATGCTCATCTGGTCGGGGCTGTATTTTGGCGTACACTACCTCGATCGCTACAAGCAGGTGGAGATTGACAAGCTGAAGCTGGCCGTGGCCGTGCGCGAGGCCGAAATGCGCACCCTGAAAGCGCAGATCAACCCGCATTTCATGTTCAACGGCCTCAACAACATTCGGGCGCTGGTAACCGAAGACCCCAGCCGCGCCCGCCAAATGATCACGCATCTCTCTGATTTGCTGCGCTATTCCATTCAGCTCAACAGCACCGAGCAAGTGCCCCTGGCCCGCGAGCTGGAAATCGTAGAGCATTACCTGGAGCTCGAAGCCGTGCAGCTGGAAGAGCGCCTCGCCTACTCGCTCGACGTCGAGCCTGCCGCCCTCGACGTGCTTATTCCGCCCATGACGCTGCAACTGCTGGTCGAAAACAGCATCAAGCACGGCATCGCCCCGCGGCCCGAAGGCGGCCAGATTACGCTCACGGCCCGTTGCGATGAAGCGCAAGAGGCGCTGTACGTAACCGTTAGTAATACAGGCACTTACGAAACTGATCCTACTCACGAAGGGGTGGGCCTGCGCAATGCCCGCGAGCGGCTACATCTGCTTTTCGGACCCAAAGCTGTGCTGGCCATCGACAACGATTCTGACATGCCCAATACCGTAACGGCCTGCCTGCGCCTGCCCCTCATTCCCCAACCGCACCCGGCATGA
- a CDS encoding alpha/beta fold hydrolase translates to MELLLTLRRHLQAIGLLLAVFLLASLAAHATDNPAAHPTFTVKVTGKGRPMLLIPGLTCPGAVWDETVARYQKDYQCHVISLAGFGGQPASQPVSDQFLQDARNQILTYVKSEKLTKPVVIGHSLGGFLALWMSATDPSALGPLVIVDSLPFLAAVQNANLTADAAKPMAEGMRQQMRQGHMSVAQSRQMSAGLMTDTARITQASRWSQLSDPATVAQAMYDLYTTDLRQDVARIQQPTLVLGAWAAYKAYGSTMESTRAIYEQQYAKLPQHHIEMSEAGKHFLMWDDTQWFFAQTDAFLKQNATAKRAGKVRS, encoded by the coding sequence ATGGAATTGCTGCTTACCCTCCGCCGCCACCTGCAAGCCATTGGGTTGCTGCTCGCCGTTTTTCTGCTGGCTTCGCTTGCCGCCCACGCCACCGACAACCCGGCTGCGCATCCCACTTTCACGGTAAAAGTGACGGGCAAAGGCCGCCCAATGCTGCTTATTCCGGGCCTCACTTGCCCTGGCGCCGTGTGGGACGAAACCGTAGCCCGCTACCAGAAAGACTACCAATGCCACGTCATCTCGCTGGCAGGGTTTGGCGGACAGCCGGCCTCACAGCCCGTTTCCGATCAATTTTTGCAAGATGCTCGAAATCAGATACTTACATATGTTAAAAGCGAAAAGCTTACGAAGCCAGTCGTGATCGGGCATAGCTTGGGCGGCTTCTTGGCCCTGTGGATGAGTGCCACCGACCCAAGCGCGCTCGGTCCGCTCGTTATTGTAGATTCCTTGCCGTTTCTGGCAGCGGTGCAAAATGCTAACCTGACTGCCGACGCGGCCAAGCCCATGGCTGAGGGAATGCGCCAGCAAATGCGCCAAGGCCACATGTCGGTGGCCCAATCGCGGCAAATGTCGGCAGGACTGATGACCGATACGGCCCGCATTACGCAGGCCTCGCGCTGGAGTCAGCTCTCCGACCCCGCCACCGTAGCCCAAGCCATGTACGACCTCTACACCACCGACTTGCGCCAGGATGTAGCTCGTATTCAGCAGCCTACCTTGGTGTTGGGTGCGTGGGCTGCTTACAAAGCTTACGGCTCTACAATGGAAAGCACCCGCGCCATTTATGAGCAGCAATACGCCAAGCTGCCCCAGCACCACATCGAAATGTCGGAAGCCGGCAAGCACTTTCTGATGTGGGACGACACGCAGTGGTTTTTTGCCCAAACGGATGCTTTTTTGAAGCAAAACGCGACGGCGAAGCGTGCGGGCAAAGTACGCTCCTAA
- the paaN gene encoding phenylacetic acid degradation protein PaaN, which yields MTETTQKHQSTLDNAIKALHGRTFFAHFPENPSPDIYGADADRLGREKFEAHRNQQFTELLQSEPEQWVGQEESPYEQQPLGVKYPFFSPETLVQRAQKAFDQWRKLKPAQRAALLTEALDGMRDRFFEIAYATMHTTGQAYMMSFQASGPHAADRALEAIAAGYEEQTRFPEETRWEKPMGKYNITLNKTWRAVPKGVALVIGCSTFPTWNTVPGMFASLVTGNPVIIKPHPKAVLPIAIVVAEVQKVLAAHNLDPNICQLGVDADNRLITKDLCENTAVKLIDYTGGSQFGDYVESLKGKTVFTEKTGVNSIILDSCDDLDKVAQNLAFSVSLYSGQMCTAPQNFFIPETGVKVGDQQVPYEEVVQKIAAAVTGLATNPKAGPHVLGAIQSSATQERVQQLALDGGRSILAHGTVDNPTFKNARTCSPSIHEVDASRVEQFSQELFGPIMLVIKTKDTQESIRLAAQLAREHGAISCGAYTTDQEVKEQIMDEMSLAGTPVSFNLTGGIYVNQNAGFSDFHVTGGNPAGNASFTNPEFVIKRFTWVGFREPAV from the coding sequence ATGACTGAAACCACCCAAAAACACCAGTCCACCCTCGACAACGCGATCAAAGCCCTGCATGGACGCACTTTTTTCGCGCATTTCCCCGAAAATCCCTCTCCCGACATCTACGGCGCCGACGCCGATCGCCTCGGCCGCGAAAAGTTTGAGGCCCACCGCAATCAGCAGTTTACGGAGTTGCTGCAAAGCGAGCCCGAGCAATGGGTAGGGCAGGAAGAATCGCCCTATGAGCAGCAGCCGCTGGGCGTCAAATACCCGTTTTTTTCGCCCGAAACGCTGGTGCAGCGCGCCCAAAAAGCGTTTGATCAGTGGCGCAAGCTCAAGCCGGCCCAGCGCGCCGCCCTCCTGACCGAAGCCCTCGACGGCATGCGTGACCGCTTCTTCGAGATCGCTTACGCCACCATGCACACCACCGGCCAAGCCTACATGATGTCGTTTCAGGCGTCGGGGCCGCACGCCGCCGACCGCGCGCTGGAAGCCATTGCCGCCGGCTACGAAGAACAGACGCGCTTCCCGGAGGAAACCCGCTGGGAGAAGCCCATGGGCAAGTACAACATCACCCTCAACAAAACCTGGCGCGCCGTGCCCAAAGGCGTAGCCTTGGTGATTGGCTGCTCGACTTTCCCAACCTGGAACACGGTGCCGGGCATGTTTGCTAGCCTGGTAACCGGCAACCCCGTCATCATCAAGCCGCACCCGAAGGCCGTGTTGCCCATCGCCATTGTGGTGGCCGAAGTGCAGAAAGTATTGGCTGCACACAACCTCGATCCTAATATTTGCCAGCTAGGAGTTGACGCTGATAATCGATTGATTACCAAGGATTTGTGTGAAAATACCGCGGTGAAGCTCATTGACTACACCGGCGGCTCGCAGTTTGGCGACTACGTGGAAAGCCTGAAGGGCAAAACCGTATTCACCGAAAAAACCGGCGTCAACAGCATCATCCTCGACTCCTGCGACGACCTCGACAAAGTGGCTCAGAACCTGGCGTTCTCGGTGAGTTTGTATTCGGGCCAGATGTGCACGGCGCCCCAGAACTTTTTCATTCCCGAAACCGGCGTGAAAGTGGGCGACCAGCAAGTGCCCTACGAAGAAGTGGTGCAGAAAATCGCGGCGGCCGTGACGGGTTTGGCTACCAACCCCAAAGCCGGTCCGCATGTGTTGGGCGCCATCCAGAGTTCGGCTACGCAGGAACGGGTGCAGCAATTGGCCCTCGACGGCGGCCGCAGCATCTTGGCCCACGGCACCGTCGACAACCCCACGTTCAAGAACGCCCGGACGTGCTCGCCCAGCATTCACGAGGTCGATGCCTCGCGCGTGGAGCAGTTCAGCCAGGAATTGTTTGGCCCGATCATGTTGGTTATCAAGACCAAAGACACGCAGGAAAGCATTCGGTTGGCGGCCCAGTTGGCCCGCGAGCACGGTGCCATCAGCTGCGGAGCCTACACCACCGACCAAGAGGTGAAAGAGCAAATCATGGACGAGATGAGCCTGGCGGGCACGCCGGTAAGCTTCAACCTCACCGGCGGCATCTACGTGAATCAGAACGCGGGCTTCTCCGACTTTCACGTCACGGGCGGCAACCCCGCCGGCAACGCCTCCTTCACCAACCCCGAGTTTGTGATCAAGCGCTTTACGTGGGTAGGCTTCCGCGAGCCGGCTGTTTAA
- a CDS encoding TonB-dependent receptor family protein, with translation MPYRYCLPLLLLLQLPLHAQNRTPASPDTARVITLPEATVVGYGQNLPLRRTAAAVGVIDAQVINRFSQTSLTQAVNTLPGVRLEERATASYRISVRGSTLRSPFGVRNVKTYYNDIPFTEASGSTPFNLLDPATIGRIEVIKGPAGSVYGAGTGGVVLLSNRRPLAGEARAQVGATVGSYGLRRYTVVAESGSAQGFVRAQYAHQSVDGYRQQSALRRDVLALDGEFSPSSKQTVAAHLLYTDLDYQLPGGLTRAQFEQNPRQARPGTATAPGTVAQRAAYRSRAALLGLSHEYRFTDRFTNKTTLYTSGSFVKTPYLIDYERNTLVGWGGRTAFNYRSTLFGRTLRLTAGGEFQSGFENSRNYQNRGGVPGALRYDDEIRTGTGFGFAQADYELPAGFLVTVGASYNRLRYRIERASDAAAQPENYRFERDFRPQVSPRVALLKELTAQISAYASVSTGFSPPTDEEIRPSDGSLNRSLQAERGTSFEVGTRGNLLQNRLTLDVALFDFRLKQTIVTRTTDLGTSVFFNSGSTRQRGLEAAASGWLWRTTDSLRTTGLRLWGSYAYNHFRFGHYLSNDQDYSGNRLTGTAPHTLSAGLDYSQQLGFYISPTLNHQARLPLNDANTAYAAGYWTFAARIGWRRTFIKHLETDVYAGVENAGNRHYSLGNDLNAFGGRYFQPAPSRNYYGGVQLGWRW, from the coding sequence ATGCCCTACCGCTACTGCCTGCCGCTTCTACTGCTGCTGCAACTTCCGCTGCACGCCCAAAACCGTACGCCAGCTTCCCCCGACACCGCCCGCGTCATTACGCTGCCCGAAGCTACGGTAGTCGGGTACGGGCAAAACCTGCCGCTGCGGCGCACGGCGGCGGCCGTGGGCGTGATTGATGCGCAGGTAATCAACCGATTCAGCCAAACCTCGTTGACGCAGGCCGTAAACACGCTGCCCGGCGTGCGGCTCGAAGAGCGAGCCACGGCGAGCTATCGTATCAGTGTGAGAGGCAGCACGTTGCGTTCGCCGTTTGGAGTGCGCAACGTCAAGACGTACTACAACGACATCCCCTTCACCGAAGCCAGCGGCAGCACCCCTTTCAACCTACTCGACCCGGCCACAATCGGGCGCATCGAAGTAATCAAAGGTCCGGCCGGCAGTGTGTACGGCGCGGGCACGGGCGGCGTGGTGCTACTCAGCAACCGGCGGCCACTGGCCGGCGAAGCGCGGGCGCAGGTAGGTGCTACCGTGGGTAGCTACGGGTTGCGGCGCTATACCGTGGTGGCCGAAAGCGGGTCGGCTCAGGGTTTTGTGCGGGCACAGTACGCGCACCAATCCGTGGACGGCTACCGGCAGCAAAGCGCCCTGCGGCGCGATGTGCTGGCCCTCGACGGGGAGTTTTCGCCCTCCAGCAAGCAAACGGTAGCCGCGCACCTGCTCTACACCGACCTCGATTATCAGCTGCCCGGCGGCCTCACGCGGGCGCAGTTTGAGCAAAACCCTCGGCAAGCGCGCCCCGGCACAGCCACGGCGCCGGGTACGGTGGCGCAACGCGCTGCTTACCGCTCGCGCGCAGCCTTGCTGGGTTTGAGCCACGAGTACCGCTTCACCGATCGCTTCACTAACAAAACTACGCTCTATACTTCGGGTAGTTTTGTCAAAACACCATATTTAATTGATTATGAACGCAATACCTTGGTAGGATGGGGCGGGCGCACGGCATTTAACTACCGCAGTACGCTTTTCGGTCGTACGCTGCGCCTGACAGCGGGCGGCGAGTTTCAGAGCGGCTTTGAAAACTCCCGCAATTACCAAAACCGCGGCGGCGTGCCCGGCGCGCTGCGCTACGACGACGAAATCCGGACGGGCACGGGCTTTGGTTTTGCGCAGGCCGACTACGAGTTGCCAGCCGGGTTTTTGGTCACGGTAGGCGCGAGCTACAACCGCTTGCGCTACCGCATCGAGCGGGCTTCGGATGCCGCGGCCCAGCCCGAGAATTACCGCTTCGAACGCGATTTTCGGCCGCAGGTATCGCCACGAGTGGCACTGCTGAAAGAACTGACCGCTCAAATATCGGCCTACGCCAGCGTGAGCACCGGCTTTTCGCCGCCTACCGACGAAGAAATCCGGCCTTCCGACGGCAGCCTCAACCGCAGCTTGCAGGCCGAGCGCGGCACAAGCTTCGAAGTGGGCACACGCGGCAACTTGTTGCAGAATCGCCTCACGTTAGATGTAGCACTGTTTGATTTTCGCCTGAAGCAAACCATCGTGACGCGCACTACCGACTTGGGTACCAGCGTGTTCTTCAACTCCGGCTCCACACGGCAGCGCGGCCTCGAGGCGGCCGCCAGCGGCTGGCTGTGGCGCACCACCGATTCGCTCCGGACCACGGGCCTGCGCTTGTGGGGCAGCTACGCCTACAACCATTTCCGCTTTGGCCACTACCTCTCCAACGACCAAGATTACAGCGGCAATCGCCTTACCGGCACGGCTCCGCACACGCTCTCCGCAGGCCTCGACTACAGTCAGCAACTGGGTTTTTACATCAGCCCCACGCTCAACCACCAAGCCCGCCTTCCGCTCAACGATGCCAACACGGCTTATGCGGCCGGCTACTGGACGTTCGCGGCGCGTATCGGCTGGCGGCGTACTTTTATAAAGCATTTAGAGACAGATGTTTATGCAGGCGTCGAAAATGCCGGCAATCGGCACTACAGCCTCGGCAACGACCTAAACGCCTTTGGCGGACGCTATTTTCAGCCGGCGCCGAGCCGCAACTATTACGGCGGCGTGCAGTTGGGATGGCGTTGGTAA
- a CDS encoding dicarboxylate/amino acid:cation symporter produces the protein MKKLSSNLTFQVLTAITLGIVVGSLFPTFGAALKPIGDTFINLIKMLIAPIIFLTVVLGIGSMGDMKKVGRVGGKALLYFEIVTTLALVIGITAANLAQPGVGIDARASVATQTATQAAEASKYTAQASEMNWVEFFTHIVPHSVVGAFAEGDVLQVLLFAVLFGVAVGRIPRQYSEPLMQTFSRLSHATFGVLALVMKLAPLGAFGGMAFTIGKYGIATLLPLGKLMLVVYLTMFLFIFVVLNAVMRFYGLSLWRYLGFIREEILLVLGTSSSESALPRMIDKMERYGCSRSVAGLVIPTGYSFNLDGTSIYLSIATIFLAQAFGIQLPISQQLTIIGILMLTSKGAAGVTGSGFIVLASTLAATKVIPVEGVALLLGVDRFMSEARAITNVIGNGVATLIIAKSENEFDEAKHQLALQGLSVPEEETLEKVA, from the coding sequence ATGAAAAAACTCTCTTCTAACCTCACGTTTCAGGTTCTTACGGCGATCACGCTGGGCATTGTGGTCGGCAGCTTGTTCCCCACGTTTGGGGCGGCGCTCAAGCCCATCGGCGACACGTTCATCAACCTGATCAAGATGCTCATTGCGCCCATCATTTTCCTGACCGTGGTGCTGGGCATCGGCAGCATGGGCGACATGAAAAAGGTGGGGCGCGTGGGCGGCAAGGCGCTGCTGTACTTCGAAATCGTGACGACGTTGGCCCTCGTAATCGGCATCACGGCCGCCAACCTGGCGCAACCCGGCGTGGGCATCGACGCGCGGGCGTCGGTAGCTACTCAAACGGCCACGCAGGCCGCCGAAGCCTCCAAATACACAGCGCAGGCCAGCGAAATGAACTGGGTGGAATTTTTTACCCACATCGTGCCGCACAGCGTGGTTGGGGCGTTTGCCGAAGGCGACGTGCTGCAAGTCTTGCTGTTTGCGGTGTTGTTTGGCGTGGCCGTGGGGCGCATTCCGCGGCAGTACAGCGAGCCGCTGATGCAGACGTTCTCGCGCCTGTCGCACGCGACGTTTGGGGTGCTGGCGCTGGTGATGAAGCTGGCGCCGCTGGGGGCGTTTGGCGGCATGGCCTTCACCATTGGCAAGTACGGCATTGCCACGCTGTTGCCGCTGGGCAAGCTGATGCTGGTGGTGTACCTAACCATGTTCCTATTCATTTTCGTGGTTCTGAACGCGGTCATGCGGTTTTACGGGCTCAGTTTGTGGCGCTATCTGGGCTTTATTCGCGAGGAAATTTTGCTGGTGCTGGGCACTTCGTCGTCGGAATCGGCTTTGCCGCGCATGATCGACAAGATGGAGCGCTACGGCTGCTCGCGGTCGGTGGCGGGGTTGGTGATCCCGACGGGCTACTCGTTTAACCTCGACGGCACTTCCATCTACCTCTCCATTGCGACTATTTTCCTGGCGCAGGCTTTCGGCATACAACTCCCAATCAGTCAGCAGCTTACCATAATCGGCATTTTGATGCTGACTTCGAAAGGCGCGGCGGGCGTGACGGGTTCGGGCTTTATTGTGCTGGCTTCTACGCTGGCGGCTACCAAAGTCATTCCAGTGGAAGGCGTAGCTCTTTTGCTCGGAGTTGATCGGTTTATGTCGGAGGCGCGGGCCATCACCAACGTGATCGGCAACGGCGTGGCCACGCTCATCATCGCCAAAAGCGAGAACGAGTTTGACGAAGCTAAGCACCAGTTGGCCCTCCAGGGACTTTCGGTGCCGGAAGAAGAAACGCTGGAAAAAGTGGCCTAA
- a CDS encoding T9SS type A sorting domain-containing protein, translating to MLLPLLLLTNWAVGQGRVFGTPGTVGGQFEVDGNFENNGAPDWQNVLKLGSTAGLVVPGANPATGSFWIVDGNNGPASTQPEQDVFKGNKNNNDDDISAGSSPFRFETDGRGASPNGDLTNIYGHIALIEGKLWFVFGAEARLAIGGTYFDFEYNQRGIRKETATGQLIGNGAQGGRTVGDLLLVVNYSFGLFPSLALRRWEAQRAGYAWSAPLPLPDDAAYVTLNAEEVEAVASNRAFARNGAPSSTTKIFQFVEGAINLTDLHVLPPSACGNNASTMLVKTRAANNYTSRLEDFSLFNVSLGSLLPPPLLTIQGNPVINCQSPANQTKLIAIAQPGTGTYAWSTSNGHIVSGADAISVVVDRPGTYSVTFTSDLNGCSATSQIQVREDKRPPIVSAGPDKTITCATPNGQVMLEGSAASQSGVDLLFSYVWVASNGGHIVSGANTATPIVDAAGTYTLTATEPAPSVERPAPGNGCSASDEVKVTKEGNFPPLLVRGPTVLNCGRSEATLFDEFVLQAAGSTYTVTTSSGQIVVANDQTGFFRVNKPDTYTITKTSPEGCSSRQQFTVTEDKRPPIVSAGPDKIITCTTPNRQVTLDGSGVSQSPFVEVERLTFAWVASNGGHIVSGANTAKPTVDAAGTYTLTVTEPFFDGGGRFDVPGNGCSASDAAQVTLQCASLATTATQANQRVSRDNYQLINSLQVYPNPLSDKAILEFALPDAQPYSLEIFDLKGRLVSRISAGRAEANRAYRFEIGENMASGIYVARLKTRQSAESLRIVVHK from the coding sequence GGTGCCGGGCGCAAACCCAGCTACCGGAAGCTTCTGGATTGTCGATGGTAATAATGGCCCGGCCAGTACCCAGCCGGAGCAAGACGTTTTTAAGGGCAACAAAAACAACAACGACGACGACATCAGTGCCGGATCATCCCCTTTCCGCTTCGAAACGGACGGTCGCGGCGCTTCGCCCAACGGCGACCTAACCAACATTTATGGCCATATCGCGCTGATTGAAGGCAAGTTATGGTTTGTGTTTGGGGCGGAGGCCCGGCTGGCCATTGGCGGCACTTACTTCGATTTTGAATACAACCAGCGGGGCATTCGCAAGGAAACTGCCACCGGCCAGCTGATCGGCAACGGCGCGCAGGGCGGTCGGACCGTGGGCGATTTGCTGCTGGTCGTCAACTACAGTTTCGGGCTTTTCCCATCTCTGGCTCTGCGGCGCTGGGAGGCCCAGAGGGCTGGCTACGCATGGTCGGCGCCGCTCCCGTTGCCCGATGATGCCGCTTACGTAACCCTCAACGCCGAGGAAGTAGAAGCAGTAGCATCCAACCGAGCGTTTGCCCGCAACGGGGCGCCATCCAGCACCACCAAGATTTTTCAGTTTGTAGAAGGCGCCATTAACCTAACGGACTTGCACGTGCTGCCGCCCAGCGCTTGCGGCAACAATGCTTCGACCATGCTGGTCAAGACGCGCGCGGCGAATAACTACACCAGTCGCCTCGAAGACTTTAGCCTGTTCAATGTGTCGCTGGGCTCGCTGCTGCCCCCGCCTCTGCTTACCATTCAGGGCAATCCGGTTATCAATTGCCAAAGCCCTGCTAATCAAACAAAACTGATAGCCATTGCCCAACCTGGAACGGGCACGTACGCCTGGAGCACCTCCAATGGCCACATTGTGTCGGGGGCCGATGCCATCAGCGTGGTCGTCGATAGGCCGGGCACGTACAGCGTAACCTTCACCTCGGATCTGAACGGGTGCAGCGCAACCAGTCAGATTCAGGTCAGGGAAGACAAACGGCCGCCCATCGTGAGTGCCGGCCCCGACAAGACCATTACCTGCGCCACCCCCAACGGACAAGTAATGCTGGAAGGCTCGGCCGCTTCGCAATCGGGTGTCGATCTGCTTTTCAGTTATGTATGGGTGGCTTCCAACGGCGGGCATATCGTATCGGGGGCCAATACGGCTACTCCGATTGTGGATGCGGCCGGTACCTACACGCTCACCGCAACCGAACCGGCGCCCAGTGTGGAGCGCCCTGCGCCCGGTAACGGGTGTAGTGCTTCGGACGAGGTAAAGGTGACCAAGGAAGGCAACTTCCCGCCGCTATTGGTGCGCGGACCAACCGTGCTCAACTGTGGCCGAAGCGAGGCTACGCTCTTCGATGAGTTTGTGCTGCAAGCGGCCGGCTCCACTTACACGGTAACTACTTCGAGCGGTCAAATCGTGGTGGCTAACGACCAGACGGGCTTTTTCCGGGTCAATAAGCCCGATACGTATACCATCACCAAAACCTCTCCCGAGGGGTGTAGCAGCCGCCAGCAATTCACGGTAACGGAAGACAAACGGCCGCCCATCGTGAGTGCCGGCCCCGACAAAATCATCACTTGCACTACTCCCAACCGGCAGGTCACGCTGGACGGTTCGGGCGTTTCGCAGTCGCCTTTTGTTGAGGTGGAAAGGCTGACGTTCGCGTGGGTAGCTTCCAACGGCGGGCATATTGTGTCGGGAGCCAATACGGCCAAACCAACCGTGGACGCGGCCGGTACCTACACGCTCACCGTCACGGAGCCATTTTTTGATGGCGGTGGTCGATTTGATGTTCCGGGCAATGGTTGTAGCGCCAGCGATGCCGCCCAGGTGACGCTGCAATGCGCCTCACTAGCAACAACGGCCACCCAGGCCAACCAGCGCGTTTCCCGTGATAATTATCAGCTTATCAATAGTTTACAAGTCTACCCCAACCCCCTTTCAGACAAGGCCATTCTGGAGTTTGCGCTGCCCGACGCGCAACCGTATTCGCTGGAAATATTCGATCTGAAGGGCCGGTTGGTGAGTCGCATCAGCGCGGGGCGGGCCGAAGCTAATCGGGCATATCGCTTCGAGATCGGCGAGAATATGGCGAGTGGCATTTACGTAGCGCGCCTAAAAACCAGGCAATCCGCTGAAAGTCTGCGCATTGTAGTCCATAAATAA
- a CDS encoding LytR/AlgR family response regulator transcription factor, with translation MNALLIDDSRLARTELRHLLQAFPDVTVVGEAKNAAEARAQIQALRPDLLFLDIQMPGGSGFDLLESLDVAPQVIFTTAYDEYALRAFEVSALDYLLKPVQENRLAAALEKARNQTAMPATPDEAAAPPLSAQDQVFVKDGERCWFVRLADIKLFEINGSYTQIYFEEHRPLIPRTLQHLETRLDPKVFFRANRQQIINLKWIDTIEPWFSNTLKIKLKQGPEVEVSRKQSVLFREMMSL, from the coding sequence ATGAACGCCCTGCTCATCGACGACTCGCGCCTCGCCCGCACCGAGCTACGCCACTTGCTGCAAGCTTTCCCCGACGTCACGGTGGTCGGCGAAGCCAAAAACGCCGCCGAAGCCCGCGCCCAGATTCAGGCCCTGCGCCCCGATCTGCTGTTTCTCGACATCCAGATGCCCGGCGGCAGCGGCTTCGACCTGCTGGAATCGCTGGACGTGGCGCCGCAGGTGATTTTTACCACTGCCTACGACGAATACGCCCTGCGCGCCTTCGAAGTCAGCGCGCTGGATTACCTGCTGAAGCCCGTACAGGAAAACCGGCTGGCGGCGGCATTGGAAAAAGCCCGGAATCAAACAGCGATGCCCGCCACGCCCGACGAAGCGGCCGCCCCACCGCTTTCGGCTCAGGATCAGGTATTTGTGAAAGACGGCGAGCGGTGCTGGTTTGTGCGGCTGGCCGATATCAAGCTTTTCGAAATCAACGGCAGCTACACGCAAATTTACTTCGAGGAGCACCGGCCGCTCATCCCGCGCACCTTGCAGCACCTCGAAACGCGCCTCGACCCGAAGGTGTTTTTCCGCGCCAACCGCCAGCAGATCATCAACCTAAAATGGATCGACACGATTGAGCCGTGGTTTAGCAACACGCTCAAAATCAAGCTCAAGCAAGGCCCCGAAGTAGAAGTTTCGCGCAAGCAGTCGGTGCTGTTTCGCGAGATGATGAGCTTGTAG